Proteins from one Arthrobacter sp. DNA4 genomic window:
- the leuC gene encoding 3-isopropylmalate dehydratase large subunit — MGKTLAEKVWDAHVVRKGDGDGANAQPDLLFIDLHLVHEVTSPQAFEGLRLAGRKLRRPDLTIATEDHNTPTLDIDKPIADLTSRTQIQTLRNNCAEFGVRLHSLGDAEQGIVHVVGPQLGLTQPGMTVVCGDSHTSTHGAFGALAMGIGTSEVEHVMATQTLSLKPFKTMAINVEGTLRPGVTAKDIILAVIAKIGTGGGQGYVLEYRGSAIRALSMEARMTICNMSIEAGARAGMVAPDQTTYDYMLGRPHAPEGADWDAAVEYWNTLRTDDDATFDVEVDLDADTLEPFVTWGTNPGQGVSLSQSVPSPGDFGDENAKAAAERALQYMGLEAGTPMKDIRVDTVFLGSCTNSRIEDLRAAADIIRGREKDPQVRMLVVPGSARVRLEAEAEGLDKVFKDFGAEWRFAGCSMCLGMNPDQLEPGERCASTSNRNFEGRQGKGGRTHLVSPVVAAATAVRGTLSSPSDLEPAPEPAAIRIDAA, encoded by the coding sequence ATGGGAAAGACATTGGCCGAGAAAGTCTGGGACGCACACGTGGTGCGCAAAGGTGACGGCGATGGTGCCAACGCCCAGCCTGACCTTCTCTTCATCGACCTTCACCTGGTCCACGAAGTCACGTCCCCGCAGGCCTTTGAAGGCCTGCGCCTGGCCGGCCGCAAGCTGCGCCGGCCGGACCTGACCATCGCCACCGAAGACCACAACACCCCCACGCTGGACATCGACAAGCCCATTGCCGACCTCACCAGCCGCACCCAGATCCAGACCCTGCGCAACAACTGCGCGGAGTTCGGGGTCCGGCTGCACAGCCTGGGCGACGCCGAACAGGGCATCGTCCACGTCGTAGGTCCCCAGCTGGGACTCACGCAGCCCGGCATGACGGTTGTCTGCGGCGACTCGCACACCTCCACGCACGGTGCGTTCGGCGCGCTGGCCATGGGTATCGGCACGTCCGAGGTGGAGCACGTCATGGCCACCCAGACGCTGTCCCTGAAGCCGTTCAAGACCATGGCCATCAACGTGGAGGGCACGCTGCGCCCGGGCGTTACCGCCAAGGACATTATCCTCGCCGTGATCGCGAAAATCGGCACCGGCGGCGGCCAGGGCTATGTGCTCGAATACCGTGGCTCGGCCATCCGGGCGTTGTCCATGGAAGCACGGATGACCATCTGCAACATGTCCATCGAGGCAGGCGCCAGGGCGGGCATGGTGGCACCCGACCAGACCACCTACGACTACATGCTGGGCCGCCCGCACGCGCCGGAGGGCGCTGACTGGGACGCCGCCGTCGAGTACTGGAACACATTGAGGACCGACGACGACGCCACCTTCGACGTCGAGGTGGACCTGGACGCCGACACGCTGGAGCCGTTCGTCACCTGGGGAACCAACCCCGGCCAGGGCGTATCGCTGTCCCAGTCCGTTCCGTCCCCCGGGGACTTCGGCGACGAGAACGCCAAGGCCGCCGCGGAGCGCGCCCTGCAGTACATGGGGCTCGAAGCCGGCACGCCGATGAAGGACATCCGGGTGGACACGGTCTTCCTCGGTTCCTGCACCAACTCCCGGATCGAGGACCTGCGCGCCGCCGCGGACATTATCCGCGGCCGCGAAAAGGATCCGCAGGTCCGCATGCTGGTAGTGCCCGGCTCGGCCCGCGTCCGGCTCGAAGCAGAGGCCGAGGGCCTGGACAAGGTCTTCAAGGACTTCGGTGCCGAATGGCGCTTCGCCGGCTGCTCCATGTGCCTGGGCATGAACCCGGACCAGTTGGAGCCCGGGGAGCGGTGCGCCTCCACCTCCAACCGCAACTTCGAAGGACGCCAGGGCAAGGGCGGACGCACGCACCTGGTCTCGCCGGTGGTGGCCGCAGCCACGGCCGTGCGCGGCACGCTCAGCTCGCCGTCGGACCTTGAACCGGCTCCCGAACCCGCAGCCATCCGCATCGACGCAGCCTAG
- a CDS encoding GTPase — protein MNRHSGARESSRLDTRLQALQDARELGEGVLPDQALQEAFAVLERASSRRSLSGDHTVVGFFGATGSGKSSLFNAVSGAEIATAAARRPTTSEPLAGVWGAAGSEALLDWLEVGNRHHAQPVEGFADERTGLILLDLPDFDSTRAANREIVQRMVGMVDVLVWVLDPQKYADAALHNGFLAPLASHGAVTLVVLNQVDRLPAHDVQPVLDSLHAILDGEGLGQVRVLASSALTGAGIAEVRAAIRKVAVQRQAQSRRLEADISKAAEDLLHASGDGDAAGIRSAARTQLAEELAVAANVPAVVRAVGQSYRLESVRRTGWPVTRWLSRFRVDPLRRLNLRSSSPASLNRTSLPTAGAPDRARTDAAVREFADAASAGAPGPWRAAIRGAARAYRERLPDALDQAIAGTDLAADRKAWWWGAFNAVQWLALLILVGGLGWLGVLAGLGYLQLPVPEVPRVEGWPVPTLMIAFGLVLGIFLAITGRFIAAAAARARAARARRRLNSAVAAAAQELVVEPVEAEIGRLAAFNKALKKAGQA, from the coding sequence GTGAACCGGCACAGCGGAGCGCGGGAGTCCTCACGGCTGGACACCCGGCTCCAGGCCCTCCAGGACGCCCGCGAACTGGGGGAGGGTGTCCTGCCGGACCAGGCGCTGCAGGAGGCATTCGCTGTCCTGGAACGCGCAAGTTCCCGCCGTTCCTTGTCCGGTGACCACACAGTGGTCGGCTTCTTTGGGGCAACAGGAAGCGGCAAGTCGTCCCTTTTCAACGCCGTCAGCGGCGCGGAAATCGCGACGGCGGCCGCGCGCCGGCCCACCACATCGGAACCGTTGGCAGGGGTCTGGGGAGCAGCGGGCAGTGAAGCGCTCCTCGACTGGCTGGAGGTGGGGAACCGGCACCACGCCCAGCCCGTGGAGGGCTTTGCGGACGAGCGGACCGGGCTGATCCTGCTGGATCTCCCCGACTTCGACTCCACCCGCGCCGCCAACCGCGAGATCGTGCAGCGCATGGTGGGCATGGTGGACGTCCTGGTCTGGGTGCTCGATCCGCAGAAGTATGCGGATGCGGCCCTCCATAACGGCTTCCTGGCGCCGCTGGCGTCCCACGGGGCCGTCACGCTGGTGGTCCTCAACCAGGTGGACCGACTGCCTGCGCACGATGTGCAGCCGGTACTTGACTCGCTGCACGCGATCCTTGACGGCGAGGGGCTGGGACAGGTGCGCGTACTCGCGTCATCCGCGCTGACAGGGGCAGGGATTGCGGAGGTGCGGGCCGCGATCCGGAAGGTGGCTGTGCAGCGGCAGGCCCAGTCCCGGCGGTTGGAAGCGGACATCAGCAAGGCCGCGGAGGATCTGCTGCATGCCTCCGGTGACGGCGATGCCGCAGGGATCCGTTCTGCCGCCAGGACGCAGCTTGCGGAGGAACTGGCCGTTGCGGCGAATGTGCCTGCCGTGGTGCGGGCCGTGGGACAGTCTTACCGCCTCGAGTCCGTGCGCCGCACCGGCTGGCCGGTAACCCGCTGGCTCTCCCGGTTCCGGGTTGACCCGCTGCGCCGGCTCAACCTCCGCAGCAGTTCTCCTGCCAGCCTGAACCGGACTTCGCTGCCGACGGCCGGTGCGCCGGACCGGGCACGCACCGATGCAGCTGTCAGGGAGTTCGCGGACGCGGCCAGTGCCGGCGCGCCCGGCCCATGGCGGGCCGCGATCCGGGGGGCTGCAAGGGCTTACCGGGAGCGCCTGCCCGATGCGCTGGACCAGGCCATCGCCGGAACCGACCTGGCTGCCGACCGGAAAGCGTGGTGGTGGGGTGCTTTCAACGCGGTGCAGTGGCTGGCGCTGTTAATCCTGGTGGGCGGTCTGGGCTGGCTGGGCGTCCTGGCCGGGCTCGGCTACCTTCAGCTGCCGGTGCCGGAGGTGCCGCGCGTGGAGGGATGGCCGGTGCCCACCCTGATGATCGCCTTCGGACTGGTTTTGGGGATTTTCCTGGCGATCACCGGACGTTTCATTGCAGCCGCGGCTGCCCGGGCCAGGGCTGCCAGGGCACGACGACGGCTCAACAGCGCCGTTGCAGCGGCGGCGCAGGAGCTGGTGGTGGAACCGGTGGAAGCGGAAATCGGAAGGCTTGCGGCGTTCAACAAGGCACTGAAGAAGGCCGGGCAGGCCTAG
- a CDS encoding HAD family hydrolase translates to MTAPSQAPAGVLQTPFGAVRGVLFDIDDTLVDLEYSMTTALREVSEHLLPGLDQAGWERFGRIFTHETTHYYDRYLAGELTFNEQRLLRGRAALGHFGVELADGEESHQWLSAYMEKQPAYVKPFPDVLPLLDALDQAGIPYGAVSNNVHDYQRAKLDGAGLERITHLVGTDTLGVAKPHPAMYLEGVRLLGTGPAETLYVGDNRLLDAEGSTAAGLVGVWLNRVGEVVDDFEGGMVASLDQLLG, encoded by the coding sequence ATGACCGCCCCCAGCCAGGCACCCGCCGGCGTGTTGCAGACACCTTTCGGCGCTGTCCGGGGTGTCCTGTTCGACATTGACGACACCCTGGTGGACCTCGAATATTCAATGACGACCGCCCTGCGCGAGGTCAGTGAACACCTCCTGCCCGGCCTGGACCAGGCCGGATGGGAGCGGTTCGGGCGCATCTTCACGCACGAAACCACGCATTACTACGACCGCTACCTTGCAGGTGAGCTGACGTTCAACGAACAGCGGCTGCTCCGGGGAAGGGCGGCGCTGGGGCACTTCGGCGTGGAGCTGGCCGACGGCGAGGAATCACACCAGTGGTTGAGCGCCTACATGGAGAAGCAGCCCGCTTACGTGAAGCCGTTTCCCGATGTGCTGCCCCTGCTCGATGCCCTGGACCAGGCGGGCATCCCGTATGGCGCCGTGAGCAACAACGTCCACGACTACCAGCGGGCCAAGCTGGACGGCGCCGGGCTGGAGCGGATCACCCACCTGGTGGGCACCGACACCCTGGGCGTCGCCAAGCCGCATCCGGCGATGTATCTCGAAGGCGTCAGGCTCCTGGGCACTGGCCCTGCCGAAACGCTGTATGTAGGCGACAACCGGCTGCTGGATGCAGAAGGCTCGACGGCGGCGGGCCTGGTGGGTGTGTGGCTCAACCGCGTGGGGGAGGTCGTGGACGACTTCGAGGGCGGCATGGTCGCATCCCTGGACCAGCTGCTGGGATAA
- a CDS encoding DUF1697 domain-containing protein, with product MGSYAVFLRGINVGGINIKMADLRGALKNCGFEDAKTLLASGNVVLSSSLDAAAVKRECEKCLRAAFGYEAWVVVLEAGRVGHLVEACPYPDDDKSTHAYITISSDTAVLDELEAAGSALEGQDQQRLAPEALAWLAPVGGTLDSPFSKISAKAKFKAATTTRNLRTMIKVRDAARALAAG from the coding sequence ATGGGCAGCTACGCAGTGTTCCTCCGCGGCATCAACGTAGGCGGAATCAATATCAAAATGGCGGACCTCAGGGGCGCGCTGAAGAACTGTGGTTTCGAGGACGCGAAGACCCTGCTGGCGAGCGGCAACGTGGTGCTGTCCAGCAGCCTGGACGCGGCAGCCGTGAAGCGCGAGTGCGAAAAGTGCCTCCGTGCGGCCTTTGGCTACGAAGCCTGGGTGGTGGTCCTGGAAGCCGGGCGGGTGGGCCACCTGGTGGAAGCCTGCCCTTACCCTGACGACGACAAGTCCACCCACGCCTACATCACCATCTCCTCGGACACCGCAGTCCTGGACGAACTCGAGGCGGCCGGTTCAGCCCTGGAAGGCCAGGACCAGCAGCGGCTGGCGCCGGAGGCTCTCGCCTGGCTGGCCCCCGTAGGCGGAACCCTTGACAGTCCCTTCAGCAAGATCAGCGCCAAGGCGAAGTTCAAAGCGGCAACCACCACCCGGAACCTGCGCACCATGATCAAGGTCCGCGACGCCGCACGGGCCCTCGCAGCAGGCTAG
- a CDS encoding IclR family transcriptional regulator: MDNSSGVGVIDKAAQVLDALEAGPTTLAQLVAATGLARPTVHRLALALVHHRLVSRDIQGRFVLGSRLVELASAAGEDRLIASAGPVLMQLRDATGESAQIFRRQGDWRVCVASAERPIGLRDTIPVGTQLSMKAGSAAQVLLAWEDHDRLLEGLQSARFTPTVLAGVRRRGWGQSLGEREPGVASVSAPVRGPSGRVIAAVSISGPIERLTRQPGRLHAEVVCNAGRILTEALRKNND, translated from the coding sequence ATGGACAATTCTAGTGGAGTCGGTGTCATTGATAAAGCGGCCCAGGTGCTCGACGCCCTCGAGGCAGGACCCACCACCCTGGCGCAGCTCGTGGCGGCCACAGGCTTGGCCCGGCCCACTGTCCACCGCCTCGCTTTGGCGCTGGTGCACCACCGGCTCGTCAGCCGCGACATCCAGGGCCGCTTCGTGCTCGGCAGCAGGCTTGTTGAGCTCGCCTCGGCAGCCGGCGAGGACCGCCTGATCGCCTCCGCCGGCCCGGTCCTGATGCAGCTGCGCGACGCCACGGGCGAGAGCGCCCAGATTTTCCGCCGCCAAGGCGACTGGCGCGTCTGCGTCGCCTCCGCCGAGCGGCCCATCGGGCTTCGCGACACCATCCCCGTCGGCACACAATTGTCCATGAAGGCAGGTTCCGCGGCCCAGGTCCTGCTGGCGTGGGAAGACCACGACCGGCTCCTGGAGGGCCTGCAGTCGGCCCGCTTCACGCCCACTGTCCTGGCAGGAGTACGACGGCGGGGCTGGGGGCAGAGCCTGGGCGAACGCGAGCCGGGGGTCGCGTCCGTCTCGGCACCGGTGCGGGGTCCGTCCGGCAGGGTGATCGCCGCCGTCTCCATTTCGGGCCCGATCGAACGCCTGACCCGCCAGCCGGGACGCCTCCACGCCGAAGTGGTCTGCAATGCAGGACGCATCCTGACCGAGGCGCTGCGGAAGAACAACGACTAG
- a CDS encoding acyltransferase: MLGKLFADGKNSLNAIRLVLAALVVVSHSWWLGAYGPEPAPGGVKLGSWAVLGFFGISGYLITRSRMRVTGSTYWRARFLRIFPGLVACVAAVAFVIAPLTAVTTGRSYWFPDAVLYFASNLSAGFPGVAVGGIPGSLDGVPDPRLWNGPLWTLFWEIACYMLIGVLFFALKAELARAAVLCLFLAGTVAAFAVDAGWTFPPTPYDWPLVPVITFLAGSLVYMFRDWIPAGRGAALLSAGFVVLVASLGYAQSLVHIPLCILLLASSLHLPLSRIGSRFDISYGVYIYGWPVQQVLASMGLHTGVPPLLFAAASLLALAPAAWLSCRYVEMSARSWFPLTKDRGPATQLA; the protein is encoded by the coding sequence GTGCTGGGGAAACTTTTTGCTGATGGCAAGAATTCGTTGAATGCCATCCGGCTGGTGCTCGCAGCCCTTGTGGTTGTTTCGCACTCATGGTGGCTTGGCGCCTATGGGCCCGAACCGGCACCGGGGGGAGTCAAGCTGGGGAGCTGGGCAGTTCTTGGATTTTTCGGTATCTCCGGGTACCTGATCACCCGGAGCAGGATGCGGGTGACGGGCAGTACCTATTGGCGTGCGCGCTTCCTGAGAATATTTCCCGGACTTGTCGCCTGCGTCGCGGCAGTAGCGTTTGTCATCGCCCCACTGACGGCCGTGACGACAGGGCGAAGCTATTGGTTTCCCGACGCCGTGCTCTACTTTGCAAGCAACCTGTCCGCGGGATTCCCCGGAGTTGCCGTTGGGGGCATTCCGGGATCGTTGGACGGCGTTCCTGATCCCCGACTGTGGAACGGGCCCCTATGGACTTTGTTCTGGGAAATCGCCTGCTACATGTTGATCGGCGTTTTGTTTTTCGCGCTTAAGGCGGAGTTGGCGCGGGCGGCGGTGCTTTGTCTCTTCCTTGCGGGCACCGTTGCCGCATTTGCCGTTGATGCCGGCTGGACCTTCCCACCAACCCCTTACGATTGGCCTCTTGTGCCGGTGATCACCTTTCTCGCTGGCTCGCTGGTGTACATGTTCCGGGACTGGATCCCGGCGGGACGCGGAGCCGCATTGTTGTCCGCTGGCTTCGTCGTGTTGGTTGCTTCTCTGGGTTACGCGCAGTCGCTCGTGCACATACCGCTGTGTATTCTCCTTCTGGCCAGCTCTCTGCATCTGCCGTTGTCACGTATCGGTTCGCGCTTCGATATCTCTTACGGCGTGTACATCTACGGCTGGCCGGTCCAGCAGGTCCTGGCGTCCATGGGGCTGCATACTGGGGTTCCACCGCTGCTATTCGCCGCGGCATCGCTGCTGGCGCTAGCGCCTGCAGCCTGGCTATCGTGCCGTTACGTGGAAATGTCGGCGCGGAGCTGGTTCCCACTTACAAAAGACCGGGGGCCAGCCACTCAACTGGCATGA
- a CDS encoding dynamin family protein, whose product MTSHDEHGRPAQPPPQSLAAVTLLEEIRSGLDDVTLPLALPGADQARRDALAARAQLDDYILPRYRSLDAPLLAVVGGSTGAGKSTLVNGLVGHPVTRAGAIRPTTRQPILLHNPAEAAWFEGQRVLPGLSRIRGTLAASPAPTGHAGEPAAATDSLVLLADAAVPAGIALLDAPDVDSISDQNRLLAGQLLAAADLWVFVTTANRYADAVPWKLLLDAASRDITVAVVLDRVPQGAEAEVSQDLRGLLDREGLAGSRLFIIAETVLDARGMLPAGAVDELGVWLASLASDAAGRADVARRTLNGTVRALAQRVADLAESVREQEQAAARLESDAVAAYENAATRILDATRDGALLRGEVLARWQDFVGTGEFFRTLEQNVGRFRDRLGAFFRGEPAPAVRVEAAIETGLQAVIVDEAANAAEDTDQRWRSDPAGRQLLAADDLSGTAPGFADRAAAEIRAWQEALMELIRTEGQGRRTQARWLSFGINGLGAALMIVVFSMTAGLTGLEIGVAGGTAVVGQRLLEAVFGEDAVRRMADKAREDLAVRCRQLLMDEQQKFLQRLPADNPDLAQALAVQAGKLARLAGSA is encoded by the coding sequence GTGACCTCCCACGACGAGCACGGCCGCCCAGCCCAGCCGCCCCCGCAATCCTTGGCGGCGGTGACGCTGCTGGAGGAAATCCGCAGCGGGCTGGACGATGTCACCCTGCCGCTGGCCCTGCCGGGTGCAGACCAGGCGCGCCGCGACGCCTTAGCCGCAAGGGCCCAGCTGGACGACTACATCCTTCCGCGGTACCGCAGCCTGGACGCCCCCCTGCTCGCCGTCGTCGGCGGTTCCACCGGCGCGGGCAAATCCACCCTCGTGAACGGACTCGTGGGGCACCCGGTAACCCGCGCCGGAGCCATCCGGCCCACCACCCGCCAGCCAATCCTGCTGCACAACCCCGCCGAGGCTGCCTGGTTTGAAGGCCAGCGCGTCCTGCCGGGGCTAAGCCGGATCCGGGGAACCCTGGCTGCCAGTCCAGCGCCCACGGGCCACGCGGGGGAGCCGGCCGCTGCCACCGATTCCCTGGTCCTGCTGGCTGATGCGGCAGTACCTGCCGGGATCGCCCTCCTTGATGCGCCCGACGTCGACTCGATTTCGGACCAGAACCGCCTCCTGGCCGGACAGTTGCTGGCTGCCGCCGACCTCTGGGTGTTTGTCACCACCGCAAACCGGTATGCCGACGCCGTCCCCTGGAAGCTCCTCCTGGACGCCGCTTCCCGGGACATCACGGTGGCCGTGGTGCTGGACCGGGTGCCGCAGGGCGCCGAAGCGGAGGTGAGCCAGGACCTCCGGGGCCTGCTGGACCGCGAAGGCCTGGCCGGAAGCCGCCTGTTCATCATCGCCGAAACAGTCCTGGATGCTCGCGGCATGCTGCCCGCCGGGGCCGTGGATGAGTTGGGGGTGTGGCTGGCGTCGCTGGCATCCGATGCGGCGGGGCGGGCCGATGTGGCACGCCGAACGCTGAACGGGACAGTCCGTGCGTTGGCCCAGCGGGTTGCAGACCTCGCCGAATCTGTGCGTGAACAGGAACAGGCAGCTGCCCGGCTCGAATCCGATGCCGTGGCGGCTTATGAAAATGCGGCCACCCGGATCCTGGACGCCACCCGCGACGGAGCCCTGCTGCGGGGCGAGGTGCTGGCCCGCTGGCAGGACTTCGTGGGCACCGGCGAATTTTTCCGCACCCTCGAGCAGAACGTGGGTCGGTTCAGGGACCGGCTGGGGGCATTCTTCCGTGGCGAACCCGCGCCGGCCGTGCGGGTGGAGGCGGCTATCGAGACCGGCCTGCAGGCAGTCATTGTCGACGAGGCAGCCAATGCTGCCGAAGACACTGACCAGCGGTGGCGTTCGGACCCGGCCGGCCGGCAACTGCTGGCCGCGGACGACCTGTCCGGGACGGCGCCCGGGTTCGCTGACCGGGCGGCTGCAGAGATCCGGGCCTGGCAGGAAGCATTGATGGAGCTGATCCGCACCGAAGGCCAGGGCAGACGCACCCAGGCGCGCTGGTTGTCGTTCGGCATCAACGGCCTCGGTGCCGCGCTGATGATCGTGGTGTTTTCGATGACGGCGGGGCTCACGGGACTGGAGATCGGCGTGGCCGGAGGCACCGCCGTCGTGGGCCAGCGCCTGCTGGAGGCGGTGTTTGGCGAGGATGCCGTGCGCCGGATGGCGGACAAGGCGCGCGAGGACCTGGCAGTACGCTGCCGGCAGCTGCTGATGGACGAGCAGCAGAAGTTCCTGCAGCGGCTGCCGGCGGACAACCCGGACCTGGCACAGGCACTTGCAGTGCAGGCCGGAAAACTGGCGCGGCTGGCGGGGAGCGCGTGA
- the leuD gene encoding 3-isopropylmalate dehydratase small subunit has translation MEKFTKHTGIGVPLRQSNVDTDQIIPAVYLKRITRTGFEDALFSAWRKDSSFILNQEPYSAGSVLVTGPDFGTGSSREHAVWALKDYGFKAVLSSRFADIFRGNSGKQGLLAAQVAQDDIELIWKELENAPGTQVTVDLESKTVVCGNIVAPFEIDDYTRWRLLEGLDDIGLTLQHEADITAYEATRPAFKPKTLTAKLS, from the coding sequence ATGGAAAAGTTCACCAAGCACACCGGCATTGGCGTCCCGCTGCGCCAGAGCAACGTCGACACCGACCAGATCATCCCCGCGGTGTACCTCAAGCGCATCACCCGGACCGGCTTCGAGGATGCCCTGTTCTCGGCATGGCGGAAGGACTCCTCCTTCATCCTCAACCAAGAGCCGTACAGCGCCGGTTCGGTCCTGGTGACCGGCCCGGACTTCGGTACCGGGTCTTCCCGCGAGCACGCCGTCTGGGCGTTGAAGGACTACGGCTTCAAGGCCGTGCTGTCGTCCCGCTTCGCCGATATTTTCCGCGGCAACTCGGGCAAGCAGGGGCTCCTGGCCGCGCAGGTGGCCCAGGACGACATCGAGCTCATCTGGAAGGAACTCGAGAACGCCCCGGGCACCCAGGTCACGGTGGACCTCGAGTCCAAGACCGTGGTGTGCGGCAACATCGTGGCGCCCTTTGAGATCGACGACTACACCCGCTGGCGGCTCCTGGAAGGCCTGGATGACATCGGGCTGACCCTGCAGCACGAAGCCGACATCACGGCCTATGAGGCCACCCGCCCGGCATTCAAGCCCAAGACCCTGACGGCGAAGCTTTCCTAG
- the murA gene encoding UDP-N-acetylglucosamine 1-carboxyvinyltransferase, whose product MSSVLTIRGGVPLTGRVSVRGAKNLVPKAMVAALLGNEPSVLRNVPEIKDVEVVTSLLQLHGVTVEKDPVNGDLTLDPKAAKTAPSTAIDAHAGDSRIPILLCGPLIHAIGEAFIPDLGGCKIGDRPIDYHLDVLRQFGAVVEKRPGGIHISAPKGLQGAKISLPYPSVGATEQVLLSATRAEGITELSGAATEPEIVDLIAVLQKMGAIISVQTDRTIRIEGVRDLGGYNHRALSDRNESASWASAALVTRGDIFVEGASQRDMMTFLNTYRKVGGGMDIGEDGIRFYHKGGKLNPLVLETDVHPGFMTDWQQPLVVALTQAEGVSIVHETVYENRFGFTDALIRMGASIQVHRECLGSVPCRFGQRNFLHSAVISGPTQLKGTDIDVPDLRGGFSHLIAALAATGTSRVTGIDIINRGYERFTEKLAGLGADFDITTTK is encoded by the coding sequence ATGAGTAGTGTTCTGACAATCCGCGGCGGTGTCCCGCTTACAGGCCGCGTCAGCGTCCGTGGGGCAAAGAACCTTGTCCCCAAGGCAATGGTGGCGGCGCTGCTGGGAAACGAACCCTCGGTGTTGCGGAACGTGCCGGAAATCAAGGACGTCGAGGTAGTCACCTCCCTGCTGCAGCTGCATGGCGTGACCGTGGAGAAAGACCCGGTCAACGGTGACCTCACCCTCGACCCCAAGGCCGCCAAGACGGCGCCGAGCACCGCGATCGACGCCCACGCCGGCGACTCCCGCATTCCCATCCTGCTGTGCGGGCCGCTGATCCACGCGATCGGCGAAGCCTTCATCCCGGACCTGGGCGGCTGCAAGATCGGTGACCGGCCCATCGACTACCACCTGGACGTCCTGCGCCAGTTCGGCGCCGTTGTGGAGAAACGCCCCGGCGGCATCCACATCTCGGCGCCCAAAGGCCTGCAGGGCGCCAAGATCTCCCTCCCTTACCCGTCCGTGGGGGCCACGGAGCAGGTCCTGCTGAGCGCCACCCGCGCGGAAGGCATCACGGAACTTTCCGGTGCCGCCACCGAACCGGAAATCGTCGACCTCATCGCCGTGCTGCAGAAAATGGGCGCCATCATCAGCGTCCAGACCGACCGCACCATCCGCATCGAAGGCGTCCGGGACCTGGGCGGTTACAACCACCGCGCGCTTTCGGACCGCAATGAGTCGGCGTCCTGGGCGTCGGCGGCGCTGGTGACGCGCGGCGACATCTTCGTCGAGGGCGCCTCCCAGCGCGACATGATGACCTTCCTGAACACCTACCGCAAAGTCGGCGGCGGAATGGACATCGGCGAGGACGGCATCCGGTTCTACCACAAGGGCGGAAAGCTGAACCCGCTGGTCCTCGAAACGGATGTCCACCCCGGCTTCATGACCGACTGGCAGCAGCCGCTGGTGGTGGCACTCACCCAGGCCGAGGGCGTCTCGATTGTCCACGAAACCGTGTACGAGAACCGCTTCGGCTTCACGGACGCGCTCATCCGCATGGGCGCCAGCATCCAGGTGCACCGGGAGTGCCTGGGCAGCGTTCCGTGCCGCTTCGGCCAACGCAACTTCCTGCACTCCGCGGTCATTTCCGGCCCCACCCAGCTCAAGGGAACCGACATCGATGTTCCGGACCTGCGCGGCGGGTTCAGCCACCTGATCGCCGCTTTGGCCGCCACGGGGACCTCACGGGTCACCGGCATCGACATCATCAACCGCGGCTACGAGCGCTTCA